A stretch of the Polyangiaceae bacterium genome encodes the following:
- a CDS encoding acyl-CoA dehydrogenase family protein, protein MPDCAAVAAFLDERHHALAAEVAAFAKREIASLPVAMDDASARSQARFLVQLLGRAGLVAHAHPLDLRACCLIRETLARESPLADEVFALQCLGSTPIALAGSPELRESLLPKVVSGELMAAFAMTEPGAGSDVAALGTRARRDGESYVLDGEKTLISNAGIADFYTVFAKTDPDGGHRGISCFVVDADAPGLGFDGALELSAPHPLGNISFRGCRVPASRRLGNEGDGFRIGMSTLDSLRATVAAAACGMAERALDEALAHVTSRQQFGAPLADLALVQHRLAAMALELTAARLLVYRAAAAKDSGAARVSVESAMAKAFATEAAQRIIDSAVQLLGGRGVLRESRVDQLYRAIRPLRIYEGTTDIQHVVIARALLKAHRDRG, encoded by the coding sequence ATGCCCGATTGTGCAGCGGTCGCAGCTTTTCTGGACGAGCGCCACCACGCGCTCGCGGCCGAGGTCGCGGCCTTCGCCAAGCGCGAGATCGCGTCGCTGCCCGTGGCGATGGACGACGCGAGCGCGCGCTCTCAGGCTCGGTTCCTGGTCCAGCTCCTGGGGCGCGCGGGCCTCGTGGCCCACGCCCATCCGCTGGACCTCAGGGCCTGCTGCCTGATCCGCGAGACCCTGGCCCGGGAGTCGCCGCTGGCAGACGAGGTCTTCGCGCTACAGTGCTTGGGCTCGACTCCCATCGCGCTGGCGGGCTCGCCGGAGCTCCGCGAGAGCCTCCTGCCCAAGGTCGTCAGCGGCGAGCTGATGGCGGCGTTCGCCATGACCGAGCCGGGGGCGGGCAGCGACGTCGCGGCGCTCGGCACGCGCGCCCGGAGAGACGGCGAGAGCTACGTGCTGGACGGCGAGAAGACGCTGATCTCGAACGCGGGGATCGCGGACTTCTACACCGTCTTCGCCAAGACCGACCCCGACGGGGGCCACCGCGGGATCTCCTGCTTCGTCGTGGACGCCGATGCGCCCGGGCTCGGGTTCGACGGGGCGCTCGAGCTGTCCGCGCCGCACCCGCTCGGGAACATCAGCTTCCGAGGCTGCCGCGTGCCGGCGTCGCGGCGCCTGGGCAACGAGGGCGACGGCTTCCGCATCGGCATGAGCACTCTGGACAGCCTGCGCGCGACGGTCGCCGCGGCGGCGTGCGGCATGGCCGAGCGAGCCCTGGACGAGGCCCTGGCACACGTCACCTCGCGCCAGCAGTTCGGTGCGCCGCTGGCCGATCTCGCGCTGGTGCAGCACCGCCTGGCGGCAATGGCGCTGGAGCTGACGGCGGCGCGCCTGCTGGTGTACCGCGCCGCCGCGGCCAAGGACTCCGGCGCCGCGCGGGTCTCGGTCGAGAGCGCGATGGCCAAAGCCTTCGCGACCGAAGCCGCTCAGCGCATCATCGACTCGGCCGTACAGCTCCTGGGCGGTCGCGGCGTCCTGCGGGAGAGCCGTGTGGACCAGCTGTATCGAGCGATCCGCCCCTTGCGCATCTACGAGGGAACTACCGACATCCAGCACGTGGTGATCGCCCGGGCGCTCCTCAAGGCGCACCGCGACCGCGGCTGA
- a CDS encoding sulfatase → MPGWAGLGLRVGALVGGAAGAAAALSSVWAPGPQPPTLKLLVAATASAAGAGLCLFLLAALTSPLLRWRAGRALAIGLQAALASAFFGTHLTSSVLKALSGSYLTLGAVDFFVAGGPHLLRTIALGYGRWLLLLVLVVGAVAWLVVRHARRALRNHASRSPTVASLALAAGVASAGLVPATLTPDLALASPELAFVESMAPEAPEPLPVAERFRGRPGEQQLVVRAPPEGPLQTEGKRWADAVRALPKTRTNVLLLTLESISVRHLGYLGYERGTTPNLDRIAARSLRARRAWSTATHSNYAQMAILSSLFPRRTTGLDVYKRIDYPRVLLHDVFHTVGHSTATISSQDETWQGMLKFQETGTPTFYRHSKNYSGTRLDIGSELVVLDHVTVDVANDWIQRQGARPWSMYVNFQATHFPYKLQAGIPAPYQPTRLTPGGFDYLSYPEGDRQAVINRYDNALRYVDEQIGKLERTLERLGKLDDTIWVITADHGENFHDHGQVTHGKTLYDTEARVPLLIHWPKGLTPADVNEPVSHLDILPTILDLLKLPPHPAFQGKSMLEPPDPSREQAGIYMNIQGLKSAEAIVCWPWKLVQNRSEKTTQLFQLEQDPEESDNRVERNPKLAAALKATLSAQVSAQLAYHKSDRTSPSERYAPRLLTCPNVPEVQRAAAPEPDEPEASPDDPPEKAPSEPAPERKN, encoded by the coding sequence TTGCCAGGCTGGGCTGGGCTCGGGCTCCGGGTGGGGGCGCTGGTGGGCGGCGCGGCGGGGGCGGCCGCAGCGCTGAGCTCAGTGTGGGCGCCGGGCCCGCAGCCGCCGACGCTGAAGCTCTTGGTGGCGGCGACCGCGAGCGCGGCGGGAGCGGGCCTCTGCCTGTTCCTGCTCGCCGCGCTGACCTCGCCGCTCTTGCGCTGGCGCGCCGGACGCGCCCTGGCCATCGGGCTCCAAGCCGCGCTCGCGTCGGCGTTCTTCGGCACTCACCTCACGAGCAGTGTGCTCAAGGCGCTCTCCGGCTCGTATCTGACGCTGGGCGCGGTGGACTTCTTCGTGGCGGGTGGTCCCCACCTGCTCCGGACCATCGCCTTGGGGTACGGCCGCTGGTTGCTCCTCCTGGTGCTGGTGGTCGGGGCGGTCGCGTGGCTGGTGGTCCGGCACGCGCGGCGTGCTCTCAGGAACCACGCCTCGCGCTCGCCGACCGTCGCGAGCCTCGCGCTCGCCGCTGGCGTCGCGAGCGCCGGTCTGGTGCCGGCCACCCTGACCCCGGATCTGGCACTGGCCAGCCCCGAGCTCGCGTTCGTGGAGTCGATGGCGCCGGAAGCGCCCGAACCGCTGCCGGTCGCCGAACGCTTTCGAGGTAGGCCCGGAGAGCAACAGCTGGTGGTGCGCGCTCCGCCCGAGGGTCCGCTCCAGACAGAAGGGAAGCGCTGGGCCGACGCGGTACGCGCGCTCCCCAAGACGCGCACGAACGTGCTCCTGCTCACGCTCGAGTCGATCTCGGTCCGGCACCTCGGCTACCTCGGCTACGAGCGCGGGACGACGCCCAACCTCGACCGCATCGCGGCTCGAAGCTTGCGCGCTCGGCGCGCCTGGAGCACCGCCACCCACTCCAACTACGCGCAGATGGCCATCCTGTCGTCGCTGTTTCCACGCCGGACGACCGGGCTCGACGTGTACAAGCGAATCGACTACCCGCGCGTGCTGCTTCACGACGTGTTCCACACCGTGGGCCACTCGACGGCGACGATCTCGAGCCAGGACGAGACCTGGCAAGGGATGCTCAAGTTCCAGGAGACGGGCACCCCGACCTTCTACCGCCACTCCAAGAACTACTCGGGCACGCGCCTCGACATCGGCAGCGAGCTGGTGGTGCTCGATCACGTCACGGTGGACGTCGCCAACGACTGGATCCAGAGGCAAGGAGCGCGCCCCTGGTCCATGTACGTGAACTTCCAGGCGACTCACTTTCCCTACAAGCTGCAGGCCGGCATCCCGGCGCCGTATCAGCCGACCCGGCTGACCCCGGGCGGCTTCGACTACCTGAGCTACCCCGAGGGTGATCGCCAGGCCGTGATCAACCGCTACGACAACGCCCTACGCTACGTGGACGAGCAGATCGGGAAGCTCGAACGCACCCTCGAGCGCTTGGGCAAGCTCGACGACACCATCTGGGTCATCACCGCCGACCATGGCGAGAACTTCCATGACCACGGCCAGGTCACACACGGCAAGACGCTGTACGACACGGAGGCGCGAGTCCCGCTGCTGATTCACTGGCCGAAGGGGCTCACGCCGGCGGACGTGAACGAGCCGGTCAGCCACCTGGACATCTTGCCGACCATCCTCGATCTGTTGAAGCTGCCGCCGCACCCGGCGTTCCAGGGCAAGAGCATGCTGGAGCCTCCGGATCCCTCTCGGGAGCAGGCCGGCATCTACATGAACATTCAGGGGCTGAAGAGCGCCGAGGCCATCGTGTGCTGGCCGTGGAAGCTGGTGCAGAACCGCAGCGAGAAGACCACGCAGCTCTTCCAGCTCGAGCAGGACCCGGAGGAGAGCGACAACCGCGTCGAGCGCAACCCCAAGCTGGCCGCCGCGCTGAAGGCGACGCTGTCGGCTCAAGTTTCGGCCCAGCTCGCGTACCACAAGAGCGACCGCACCTCCCCCTCCGAGCGCTACGCGCCGCGGCTGCTCACCTGCCCGAACGTCCCCGAGGTGCAGCGGGCCGCCGCGCCGGAGCCGGACGAGCCCGAGGCATCGCCCGATGATCCTCCGGAGAAGGCTCCGAGCGAGCCGGCTCCGGAGCGCAAGAACTGA
- a CDS encoding phosphate/phosphite/phosphonate ABC transporter substrate-binding protein, with the protein MADPPKVPPHEIRLGTTLSDAGRVTMRPTVRAAGPTHGRLGSLCDALSVALEFPVLPHAVESYTDLLAGLHWGEIHFAWLPPMIAVRAIARGSAVPLAVPVRSGSAWYWTALFSREDSPIRDVTQLAGSRAAWVDSMSSAGYLVIRASLRAAGIDPARAFRGETFCGTHDAVIAAVREGRADVGATFAHFDDSGRIRTAGWGKMPVNVIKCAGPIPSDILAASVHLPREIAQEIAETLTGDGHSNVRRAASELLDATGFVAVNREHLAHLEELVAHLEVPPSSG; encoded by the coding sequence ATGGCCGATCCGCCCAAGGTTCCGCCCCACGAGATCCGTCTGGGAACGACGCTGTCCGACGCGGGGCGGGTCACCATGCGGCCCACGGTCCGCGCGGCTGGGCCGACGCACGGCCGACTCGGCTCGCTGTGCGACGCGCTGAGCGTCGCCCTCGAGTTTCCGGTTCTGCCGCACGCCGTGGAGTCCTACACCGATCTGCTCGCGGGGCTCCACTGGGGCGAGATCCACTTCGCGTGGCTGCCGCCGATGATCGCGGTCCGGGCCATCGCCCGCGGCAGCGCCGTGCCGCTGGCGGTCCCCGTACGCTCCGGCTCCGCCTGGTACTGGACCGCGCTGTTCAGCCGGGAAGACTCGCCGATCCGCGACGTGACCCAGCTCGCGGGCTCGCGCGCGGCCTGGGTCGACTCGATGAGCTCCGCGGGGTACCTGGTGATCCGGGCATCACTGCGCGCCGCGGGCATCGACCCCGCTCGCGCCTTCCGAGGAGAGACCTTCTGCGGAACGCACGACGCGGTGATCGCTGCCGTGCGCGAGGGTCGCGCCGACGTCGGCGCCACCTTCGCGCACTTCGACGACTCCGGGAGGATCCGCACGGCGGGCTGGGGCAAGATGCCGGTCAACGTGATCAAGTGCGCCGGGCCCATTCCGTCGGACATCCTGGCGGCGTCGGTGCACCTGCCCCGGGAGATTGCCCAGGAAATAGCCGAGACGCTGACCGGCGACGGGCACTCGAACGTGCGGCGCGCGGCCTCCGAGCTGCTGGACGCCACCGGCTTCGTCGCCGTGAACCGCGAGCACCTCGCGCACCTCGAGGAGCTCGTGGCGCACCTGGAAGTGCCGCCGAGCTCGGGCTGA
- a CDS encoding HAD-IA family hydrolase, with protein MRSTHVIFDLDGVLLDTEPLYTRATQAVVDEFGVVFDWSVKAGMIGRSDLEGARHLVRSLGIALEPEEYLRRRKPILDDLFASAAEMPGARALVRRLAERGVPLGVATSSAEYQFRLKTAHHDWFDAFSAVVCGDDPRVAAPKPAPDIFLVTASALGAAPERCLVFEDSLSGVAAARAAGMQVVALPDPAVDAALFADADWVVRSFAELDLERFGV; from the coding sequence ATGCGGTCGACTCACGTGATCTTCGATCTGGACGGTGTGCTGCTCGACACCGAGCCGCTCTACACCCGTGCCACGCAGGCGGTCGTCGACGAGTTCGGCGTCGTGTTCGACTGGTCGGTCAAGGCCGGCATGATCGGGCGGAGCGATCTGGAGGGCGCTCGGCACCTGGTCCGCTCGCTCGGCATCGCCCTCGAGCCCGAGGAGTACCTGCGCCGGCGCAAGCCGATCCTCGACGACCTGTTCGCCTCGGCAGCGGAGATGCCCGGGGCGCGCGCGCTGGTCCGTCGCCTGGCGGAGCGAGGAGTCCCGCTCGGCGTCGCGACCTCGAGCGCGGAGTACCAGTTCCGGCTGAAGACCGCGCATCACGACTGGTTCGACGCCTTCAGCGCGGTCGTGTGCGGGGACGACCCGCGGGTCGCCGCCCCGAAACCCGCGCCGGACATCTTCCTGGTCACGGCGAGCGCGCTGGGCGCGGCGCCAGAGCGCTGCTTGGTGTTCGAGGACTCGCTCTCCGGCGTCGCGGCCGCGCGCGCGGCGGGCATGCAGGTCGTGGCGCTGCCGGATCCGGCGGTCGATGCCGCGCTCTTCGCCGACGCAGACTGGGTGGTGAGGAGCTTCGCCGAGCTCGACCTCGAGCGCTTCGGCGTGTGA
- a CDS encoding NADH:flavin oxidoreductase: MWHPKNATRHALPEARWPSAEEAARARWYSPLRAGRLALERRTWVPAMVPWRASDDGLVTDDVLDWYERFARGRPGALVVEATGIRDVPSGPLLRIGDDRFVPGLAELARTVSRASKGHTRLFIQLIDFLSIRRRPEPLRYLGTFLELTERHRRLLGPGTDQELRERLCRLSRPELEAILTEREREALDFGARERVTDVHLPHIRELPRALPELFADAACRAERAGFDGVELHYAHAYTMASFLSARNDRSDGYGTTLAGRTRLPLEVFARVRASVGPGFVVGCRYLSEECVPGGSSLEESKQIGLAFARAGFDFLSLSRGGKFEDAKQPAVGASAYPYTGPSGWECMPTTLADPAGPFGRNVTPTAAVRHELRAAGLDTPVVVCGGIATFDQAEAILARGDADVVGSARQSLADPDWFEKIRLGCGATVRRCTFTNYCEGLDQKHKQVTCKLWDRVDLDAPGVKRSKDGRRRLVAPDFDLPR, from the coding sequence ATGTGGCACCCGAAGAACGCCACCCGGCACGCTTTGCCCGAGGCGCGCTGGCCGAGCGCCGAAGAGGCGGCACGTGCGCGGTGGTATTCCCCGCTGCGAGCGGGACGGCTCGCGCTCGAGCGCCGTACCTGGGTCCCAGCCATGGTTCCGTGGCGCGCCAGCGACGACGGCCTGGTCACCGACGACGTGCTCGACTGGTACGAACGCTTCGCCCGCGGACGGCCCGGCGCCCTTGTGGTCGAGGCCACGGGCATCCGCGACGTGCCGAGCGGACCGCTGCTGCGCATCGGGGACGACCGCTTCGTGCCCGGGCTCGCCGAGCTCGCGCGGACCGTCTCCCGAGCCTCGAAGGGGCACACGCGGCTCTTCATCCAGCTGATCGACTTCTTGTCCATTCGCCGCCGGCCCGAGCCCCTGCGCTACCTCGGGACCTTCCTCGAGCTCACCGAGCGCCACCGCCGCCTGCTCGGCCCGGGAACCGACCAGGAGCTGCGCGAGCGCTTGTGCCGCCTTTCCCGCCCAGAGCTCGAGGCGATCTTGACCGAGCGCGAGCGCGAGGCCCTGGACTTCGGCGCGCGCGAGCGCGTCACCGACGTGCACCTGCCGCACATCCGCGAGCTGCCCCGCGCGCTCCCCGAGCTCTTCGCGGACGCGGCCTGCCGCGCCGAGCGCGCAGGCTTCGACGGCGTGGAGCTGCACTATGCCCACGCCTACACCATGGCGTCGTTCCTCTCGGCGCGGAACGACCGCAGCGACGGCTACGGCACGACGCTGGCGGGACGGACGCGCCTGCCGCTCGAGGTGTTCGCGCGGGTGCGCGCCAGCGTTGGCCCGGGCTTCGTGGTCGGCTGTCGCTATCTGAGCGAAGAGTGCGTCCCCGGCGGCAGCTCGCTCGAGGAGTCCAAGCAGATCGGGTTGGCCTTCGCCCGCGCGGGTTTCGACTTCCTCTCGCTCTCCCGCGGGGGCAAGTTCGAGGACGCCAAGCAGCCGGCCGTAGGGGCTTCGGCCTACCCCTACACCGGGCCGAGCGGATGGGAGTGCATGCCGACGACGCTCGCCGACCCCGCCGGGCCGTTCGGGCGCAACGTGACGCCTACCGCGGCCGTCCGGCACGAGCTCCGCGCCGCAGGTCTCGACACGCCAGTCGTGGTGTGCGGCGGCATCGCGACCTTCGACCAGGCCGAAGCCATCCTCGCGCGCGGCGACGCCGACGTGGTCGGCTCCGCTCGGCAGAGCCTGGCGGATCCGGATTGGTTCGAGAAGATCCGCCTGGGCTGCGGCGCGACGGTGCGCCGCTGTACGTTCACGAACTACTGCGAGGGCCTCGACCAGAAACACAAGCAGGTCACCTGCAAGCTCTGGGATCGAGTGGACCTCGACGCGCCCGGCGTGAAGCGCAGCAAAGACGGACGCCGGCGCTTGGTCGCGCCGGACTTCGACCTCCCGCGCTGA
- a CDS encoding DUF362 domain-containing protein, protein MRPSKRPKVILRHCDSYDPEKIRRIVREGMEELNLRPRGRTLLKPNLVASGPLFEHAHTRPEFVEGVLLALRDRDSGQMKELAVGERCGITVPSRAAFEGAGFFPMLERVGVKRYFFEEEQQVEIPYTHPGRLRDYVFTPEPVALADFFVNCPKFKAHPWTTVTFSIKAYIGIQDDRHRLIDHDHRLNEKIADLQYIVQPELICIDAIIAGEGRMLTPVPRNLNLIIIGDNQVAFDSVCCQIIGVDPATVDHIRMTSERGFGPMDLGAIELSGDVSLTEARKRAEGFKVGLIRVEKYFEGTNITAYAGPPPEPEHTDYCWGGCPGAIEEAIEILRLYDAECDRKMPRIHVVFGAYDGPIDAKPGEKLVFIGDCAKFEGEVAGQLVQIRSKYQDRSRKDPHTAKHDDIYVKMAKVTRKLGAAKDQQVIRFEGCPVSVAEQALALVKLGGLNSPYTSGENALKFTKNYLMWRSASMAKRLTGKPYQRPGAGPRGEARPELDAGEPAE, encoded by the coding sequence ATGCGCCCGAGCAAGCGACCCAAGGTCATCCTGCGGCACTGCGACAGCTACGATCCGGAGAAGATCCGGCGCATCGTCCGCGAGGGCATGGAGGAGCTGAACCTGCGCCCGCGGGGGCGCACCCTGCTCAAGCCCAACCTCGTGGCCTCCGGGCCCCTCTTCGAGCACGCGCACACCCGCCCGGAGTTCGTCGAGGGCGTGCTCCTGGCGCTGCGCGACCGCGACTCCGGCCAGATGAAGGAGCTCGCGGTGGGCGAGCGCTGCGGCATCACCGTGCCGTCCCGCGCGGCGTTCGAGGGCGCGGGCTTCTTCCCCATGCTCGAGCGTGTGGGAGTCAAACGCTACTTCTTCGAAGAGGAGCAGCAGGTCGAGATCCCCTACACTCATCCGGGCCGCCTGCGCGACTACGTGTTCACGCCGGAGCCGGTCGCCCTGGCGGACTTCTTCGTCAACTGCCCGAAGTTCAAGGCCCACCCCTGGACCACGGTGACCTTCTCGATCAAGGCGTACATCGGCATCCAGGACGATCGCCACCGCTTGATCGACCACGATCACCGGCTGAACGAGAAGATCGCCGATCTGCAGTACATCGTGCAGCCGGAGCTGATCTGCATCGACGCCATCATCGCCGGCGAGGGGCGCATGCTCACGCCCGTCCCGCGGAACCTGAACCTCATCATCATCGGCGACAACCAGGTCGCGTTCGACTCCGTGTGCTGTCAGATCATCGGCGTGGATCCGGCGACCGTGGACCACATCCGCATGACCAGCGAGCGCGGCTTCGGCCCGATGGACCTCGGCGCCATCGAGCTCTCGGGAGACGTGAGCCTCACCGAGGCACGGAAGCGCGCGGAGGGCTTCAAGGTCGGCTTGATCCGCGTCGAGAAGTACTTCGAGGGCACCAACATCACCGCCTACGCCGGTCCCCCGCCGGAGCCCGAGCACACGGACTACTGCTGGGGCGGCTGCCCCGGGGCCATCGAAGAGGCCATCGAGATCCTGCGCCTGTACGACGCGGAGTGCGACCGGAAGATGCCGCGCATCCACGTGGTGTTCGGCGCCTACGACGGCCCGATCGACGCCAAGCCCGGGGAGAAGCTCGTCTTCATCGGCGACTGCGCCAAGTTCGAGGGCGAGGTCGCAGGGCAGCTGGTGCAGATCCGCAGCAAGTACCAGGATCGCTCGCGCAAGGACCCGCACACCGCCAAGCACGACGACATCTACGTCAAGATGGCCAAGGTCACGCGCAAGCTCGGCGCCGCCAAGGACCAGCAGGTGATCCGCTTCGAGGGCTGCCCGGTGAGCGTCGCGGAGCAGGCGCTCGCGCTGGTGAAGCTGGGCGGGCTGAACAGCCCCTATACCAGCGGCGAGAACGCGCTGAAATTCACCAAGAACTACCTGATGTGGCGCTCCGCCTCGATGGCCAAGCGCCTCACCGGCAAGCCCTACCAGCGCCCCGGGGCAGGCCCGCGCGGCGAGGCGCGACCCGAGCTCGACGCGGGCGAGCCCGCGGAATGA
- a CDS encoding enoyl-CoA hydratase family protein, with protein MPIEPKSFLYELDPETRVATLTLNRPDRLNALTFQVYSELAETFRALDTEPGVRAVVITGRGKGFCSGGDVEDIIGQLFARDQQGLLEFTRLTGSLVVAMRKCRRPIVAALNGTVAGAGAVIATAADVRFAAENARIAYLFTKVGLSGADMGMCWLLPRVVGFGRASELLMTGDFISAEEALRIGLYNRVVASGGVLLEAQAFAARLAKGPGYGLEVTKALLNREASMDLWASVDLEAEAQAACMMHPDFREAYEAFRDKRSPNFR; from the coding sequence ATGCCCATCGAACCCAAGAGCTTCCTCTACGAGCTGGATCCCGAGACCCGCGTCGCGACGCTGACCCTGAACCGGCCGGACCGCCTGAACGCGCTCACGTTCCAGGTTTACAGCGAGCTCGCCGAGACCTTTCGCGCACTCGACACCGAGCCAGGGGTCCGCGCCGTCGTCATCACGGGCCGCGGCAAGGGCTTCTGCTCGGGCGGCGACGTGGAGGACATCATCGGGCAGCTCTTCGCGCGCGATCAGCAGGGGCTCCTGGAGTTCACGCGCCTGACGGGGAGCCTGGTCGTCGCGATGCGCAAGTGTCGGCGGCCGATCGTCGCGGCCCTGAACGGCACCGTCGCCGGTGCCGGCGCCGTGATCGCCACCGCCGCGGACGTGCGCTTCGCGGCGGAGAATGCCCGCATCGCCTACCTGTTCACCAAGGTCGGGTTGAGCGGCGCCGACATGGGCATGTGCTGGCTCTTGCCCCGCGTGGTCGGCTTCGGGCGCGCCAGCGAGCTGCTCATGACCGGAGACTTCATCAGCGCCGAGGAAGCTCTCCGCATCGGCTTGTACAACCGCGTGGTGGCGAGCGGCGGCGTGCTGCTCGAGGCCCAGGCGTTCGCGGCACGCTTGGCCAAGGGACCGGGCTACGGGCTCGAGGTGACGAAGGCCTTGCTCAACCGCGAGGCTTCCATGGACCTCTGGGCCTCCGTCGATCTGGAGGCCGAAGCCCAGGCTGCGTGCATGATGCACCCGGACTTCCGCGAGGCGTACGAGGCCTTCCGAGACAAGCGCTCACCCAACTTCCGCTGA
- a CDS encoding GNAT family N-acetyltransferase, which produces MSELRFRPLDGELELARLGDIEGWSFGVPSADSAAWLTRGGLEHVRVALLGERLVGGLLLVPMGQWFGGKSVPMTGIAGVGVAAEARGRGVARRMMAHAVRELYEQGVALSTLYPATVPLYRSAGYELAGCRFEAEVRPSQIGILERELEVRAIAETDHARLAELYRARAVEENGYLDRGEYIWSRVRAPGNQPCRGWLVEHHGVPEGYVYLRQKANGPRYDLLLTDLCAVNRRALRRLWTFLGDHRSLAERVLWHAGPADPFVTDLPECGVQVRLNHHWMLRVVEPVAALGARGYPLGLRAELDLEVIDELLGARHRLHLSVADGAAEVRLGGTGALRLDVKGLAALFSGFSSPRALVVAGLATGDADVLERARSLFALPMPTMPDMF; this is translated from the coding sequence ATGAGCGAGCTCCGGTTCCGCCCGCTCGACGGCGAGCTCGAGCTCGCGCGCTTGGGCGACATCGAAGGCTGGTCGTTCGGCGTGCCGAGCGCCGACAGCGCTGCTTGGCTCACCCGCGGCGGTCTCGAGCACGTGCGCGTCGCGCTCTTGGGAGAGCGCCTGGTCGGCGGGTTGCTCTTGGTCCCGATGGGGCAGTGGTTCGGCGGAAAGAGCGTGCCCATGACCGGCATCGCCGGCGTCGGAGTGGCGGCAGAGGCGCGCGGTCGCGGCGTGGCTCGCCGCATGATGGCGCACGCGGTCCGCGAGCTTTACGAGCAGGGAGTCGCGCTATCGACGCTGTACCCCGCCACCGTGCCTCTATATCGCAGCGCGGGCTACGAGCTCGCCGGCTGCCGCTTCGAGGCCGAGGTACGCCCGAGCCAGATCGGAATCCTGGAGCGCGAGCTCGAGGTGCGCGCGATCGCCGAGACCGATCACGCTCGCCTGGCCGAGCTGTACCGAGCACGCGCGGTGGAGGAGAACGGCTACCTCGACCGGGGCGAGTACATCTGGAGCCGGGTGCGCGCACCAGGCAACCAGCCTTGCCGCGGCTGGCTGGTGGAGCACCACGGGGTGCCGGAGGGCTACGTGTACCTGCGCCAAAAGGCCAATGGCCCGAGGTACGACCTGCTGCTGACGGACCTGTGCGCGGTCAACCGCCGCGCCCTGCGCCGGCTCTGGACCTTCCTCGGCGATCATCGCTCCCTCGCCGAGCGTGTGCTCTGGCACGCCGGCCCAGCCGACCCGTTCGTGACCGACCTGCCCGAGTGCGGGGTCCAGGTGCGCCTGAACCACCACTGGATGCTGCGCGTGGTGGAGCCGGTCGCCGCGCTCGGCGCGCGTGGCTACCCGCTCGGCCTGCGCGCCGAGCTGGATCTGGAGGTCATCGACGAGCTCCTCGGTGCGCGGCACCGCCTGCACCTGTCCGTGGCGGACGGCGCAGCCGAGGTGCGGCTCGGGGGGACCGGGGCGCTTCGCCTGGACGTCAAGGGGCTGGCAGCCCTCTTCTCCGGCTTCTCGTCACCTCGCGCGCTGGTCGTAGCGGGCTTGGCCACCGGTGACGCGGACGTGCTCGAGCGAGCTCGGAGCCTGTTCGCGCTGCCGATGCCCACGATGCCGGACATGTTCTGA